The window ACGAGCCGCATATTCCGTTCAATCAGTTCATCTTTGGCGGATTCATCACCTTCGGCAAGCCGTCTCAGACAATCCGCCTCCTCTTCCTTTGATAACGGCCGTTGAAACGCTTGCCCTCTGATGTAGCCAAGCATTGCAGGGATTTCAAGCCATAGCTGGACCATCGCCATGACAAGCCCGCTCATCGGTTCACCTCCTGTTGTCGTTGTATGACAGCATATGCAGCCGAAGTCTTGTCTTATCACTGGGGACTATGCTGGAAGATGTTTGGCTTATTTTCCGCGTTGCAAAAAGCCGATTCCGAACAATTTAATCCGTACGGACAGGTGTGTTATAATCATTTCAGAATTAGATGCTAATCGGAGTGGATGTTGTGTATAAATATTTTTTGCCGGATGAATTTGTAAAAAACGTCTTTTTGATCTCTCCGGAGAAGTTGAAAGAGAAAGGGATCAAGGCGATTATTACAGATTTGGATAATACGCTCGTCGCTTGGGATTGCCCGGATGCGACTCCCGAAATTTCCCGATGGGTGAAGGAAATGCGGGACGCCGGGTTGAAAGTGACCGTAGTATCAAATAATAATGAGAGTCGGGTGAAAACTTTTTGTGATCCGATTTCAATCTCATTCATCTTTGATGCGCATAAACCTCTGACGAAATCATTCCATAAGGCTGTGTCGTTGATGGGTGTCCGTAAGGAAGAAGTGGTCGTCATCGGGGATCAGCTGCTGACAGATATTTTTGGCGGGAATCGGGCAGGGCTTCATACGATTCTCGTCGTGCCGGTCGCCAAATCGGACGGCTTTGTTACAAAATTCAACAGAATGATTGAAAGAAGAATCATGGCGGGCATGAAACGGCGCGGCATGATCAAATGGGAGGACTGAATTTGGAGCTACTGAAATGTATCGGCTGCGGGATCACCATTCAGACGGAGGATCCGAAAAAGGAAGGGTACGCCCCACCCGCATCATTGGAAAAGGAAGACGTCGTCTGCCAGCGCTGC is drawn from Sporosarcina sp. FSL W7-1349 and contains these coding sequences:
- a CDS encoding YqeG family HAD IIIA-type phosphatase encodes the protein MLIGVDVVYKYFLPDEFVKNVFLISPEKLKEKGIKAIITDLDNTLVAWDCPDATPEISRWVKEMRDAGLKVTVVSNNNESRVKTFCDPISISFIFDAHKPLTKSFHKAVSLMGVRKEEVVVIGDQLLTDIFGGNRAGLHTILVVPVAKSDGFVTKFNRMIERRIMAGMKRRGMIKWED